The following coding sequences lie in one Methanohalophilus levihalophilus genomic window:
- a CDS encoding redox-regulated ATPase YchF has protein sequence MTMTIGLAGKPNAGKSTFFKAATLADVEIANYPFTTINANRGVTYVRTDCPCTEKGKPCGKCNDGVRYVPIEIIDVAGLVPDAHKGRGLGNAFLDELRQAQAIIHVIDASGGTDIEGNPGDIGSHDPLGDIDFLNREITMWMAGILNRNWLRLARKIKAEGLKPEQAIAEQLMGAGVCEADVHEALCQYKDDNYEKWEENQLCELCEIIRILSKPLMIAANKMDVAPPENVKKLRELDLIVVPTSAAAELALRNAAKHEIIDYIPGNEDFNIISEDLDDKQKKGLESLKAFMQSHKPAGCGVQECINKAVFELLDLIVVYPVEDESHWTDKNENMLPDAYLMKRGSTAHDLAYRVHTDIGKAFLYAVDGRTKMRLGEKHELQDGDVIKIVSTAR, from the coding sequence ATGACAATGACCATAGGCCTTGCCGGCAAGCCTAACGCCGGAAAATCAACGTTTTTTAAAGCCGCCACACTGGCCGATGTGGAAATCGCAAATTATCCATTCACAACCATCAACGCCAACCGTGGTGTAACCTATGTGCGCACGGACTGCCCATGCACCGAAAAAGGCAAACCCTGCGGGAAATGCAATGATGGCGTGCGCTACGTACCTATCGAAATTATCGATGTTGCAGGACTTGTCCCTGACGCCCACAAGGGCCGGGGATTGGGCAATGCTTTCCTTGATGAACTGCGCCAGGCACAGGCAATCATCCACGTAATCGACGCCTCCGGGGGCACGGATATCGAAGGCAACCCCGGAGACATCGGCAGCCACGACCCCCTTGGTGACATTGACTTCCTCAACCGGGAAATCACCATGTGGATGGCAGGCATCCTGAACCGCAACTGGCTCAGGCTCGCCCGTAAAATCAAAGCCGAAGGACTCAAACCCGAGCAGGCAATCGCCGAGCAGCTCATGGGAGCCGGCGTCTGCGAGGCTGATGTGCACGAAGCCCTCTGCCAGTACAAGGATGACAACTATGAGAAATGGGAAGAAAACCAGCTCTGCGAACTCTGCGAAATAATACGGATACTAAGCAAACCCCTCATGATCGCAGCCAACAAGATGGATGTCGCACCTCCTGAAAACGTGAAAAAGCTCCGCGAGCTCGACTTAATAGTGGTTCCCACAAGTGCTGCAGCCGAACTTGCCCTGCGTAATGCCGCAAAACATGAAATTATCGATTACATCCCCGGAAACGAGGATTTCAACATCATCTCCGAAGACCTCGATGACAAGCAGAAGAAAGGACTTGAAAGCCTCAAGGCATTCATGCAATCCCACAAACCGGCCGGTTGCGGAGTTCAGGAATGCATCAACAAAGCCGTTTTTGAATTACTCGACCTGATTGTCGTCTACCCTGTGGAGGATGAGAGCCACTGGACGGACAAGAACGAGAACATGCTTCCTGACGCCTATCTCATGAAACGCGGATCAACCGCCCATGATCTTGCCTACCGCGTCCACACCGACATCGGGAAGGCATTCCTCTACGCCGTCGATGGCCGTACGAAAATGAGACTCGGGGAAAAACACGAATTGCAGGACGGGGACGTAATTAAAATCGTATCAACTGCCCGTTAA
- a CDS encoding type II toxin-antitoxin system RelE family toxin, with amino-acid sequence MHYNISIHRDVQKYLNALDSGTKSRLVEGLRQLKNDPLSRDVKKLKGTKGRQDLYRLRIGDYRAIFSIEDDNVYILEIMLRKGMAGLSASLSSNE; translated from the coding sequence ATGCACTATAATATAAGCATTCACAGGGACGTGCAGAAGTATCTGAACGCACTTGATTCCGGCACAAAGAGCCGGCTTGTGGAAGGCTTAAGGCAACTAAAAAACGATCCGCTTTCCCGTGATGTCAAAAAATTGAAGGGGACAAAGGGCAGGCAAGACTTGTATCGTCTCCGAATAGGCGATTATCGTGCTATCTTCTCCATTGAGGATGACAACGTTTACATCCTTGAAATCATGCTACGTAAGGGTATGGCTGGATTGAGCGCCTCTTTGTCCTCTAATGAATGA